A genomic segment from Bufo bufo chromosome 8, aBufBuf1.1, whole genome shotgun sequence encodes:
- the LOC120978287 gene encoding cysteine-rich tail protein 1-like: MDKGVSLQNPYANVAIPRAQLKSSFTRDTLGSDLDGVVITNPSSVPTYPTYIKPDEISSSSNNNPTPNSPNGNRIRTQESWRRPYNPYASNRPQNGGHSDAMYTIDLDKRYKDTGADQNACCCYPYCKCCPCCRKSCCVVS, from the coding sequence ATGGATAAAGGGGTCAGCCTCCAGAATCCTTACGCCAACGTTGCCATCCCTCGAGCACAGCTGAAGAGCAGCTTCACCCGTGACACGCTCGGCAGCGATCTTGATGGGGTAGTGATTACCAACCCCTCCTCCGTGCCAACTTACCCCACGTACATCAAGCCGGatgaaatcagcagcagcagcaacaacaACCCAACCCCTAACTCGCCCAACGGCAACAGAATCCGCACGCAGGAGTCGTGGAGAAGACCTTACAACCCGTACGCCAGCAATAGACCTCAAAATGGAGGCCACAGTGATGCCATGTACACCATCGACCTGGACAAACGCTACAAAGATACGGGCGCCGATCAGAACGCCTGCTGCTGTTATCCGTATTGTAAATGTTGTCCGTGCTGTCGGAAGTCCTGCTGCGTCGTCTCCTAA